In the genome of Salana multivorans, the window CGGGTTGGCCTTCTGCGCCTGGTAGACGGCGTTGTCGGTGACCGCACCGTAGTCGCCGTCGACCACGAGCTTCGGGGCGACGGCCTTCCACCGGTTGAGGGCGGTCTGGAGCTGGCGGACCCACGCCTCCCAGCGGAGCGACTTGGACCCCTTGACGCCGTCCTCGACCAGGCCGGCCTTCCCGTAGCGGTTGGCGCGCTGCTGCCAGGCCAGGACCTTCGGGTCGCGCGCCTGCTGGGTGGGCGCGCTCGGCGCGGGCTTCGACGGTGCGGGCGCGGGCGGGGCCGCGGGTACGTACGGCGCCGCGCCGGGCGTCACGTCGAAGGTGCGGAAGTCGATCTCGGGGTTGCGTGTGGCGCCGCGCGCGGTCCACACCTCGAAGTGCAGGTGGTAGCCGGTCGTGACGCCGGACAGGTCGGTGACACCGAGTCGGTCCCCGACCCCTACGTTGTCGCCGATCTTGAGCCCGGCATCGGCGGTGACATGGCCGTAGAGCTGACGCTCCCCGTCCGGGTTGCGGACCACGACGCCATTGCCGGAGCGTCCCGGCGCGAGCACCGCGCCGATGGAGGCGGACTGGCCGCGTGCTCGTCCGCGCACGATCCGCTCGACCGTGCCGGCGAACGCCGCCCGCACCGTGCGGGAGACGCCACCGCCGGCGATGTCGAGCCCGGCGTGGAAGCCACCCGAGCGGGAGCCGTAGCGGCTGGAGACGTACCCCTGGACGGGACTGGTCATGCGGGGCGCGGCCATGGCGCCACCTCCTAGAGTCTGGGCGAACGTCGCGAGGACGGCGGGGCTGGCGGCGATCTCGAAGTGCATCTCGTCGAGCTCCGCCGGCGACCAGTCCCCTCCCCACCGCAGGACGGGGTAACGGACCAGGAGCGCGCGGATCGCCACCTTCTGCGCGGCGGTGTAGGTCGAGCGGAACTCGGGGCGGCGGGAAGCGTTGAGGTCCACAGCGGTCCCGGAGGCGTGGTTGGACCAGCGATCCGAGCCGTGCTGCTTGCGGGGGGCGTACCCCCAGGAGTCGGCCTTCACGATCGGCTCGACCTCGCGCGCGAAGTCCGCGCAGAACGCACCCAGCACGGCCGCGACATCGCCGGCCAAGACGTTGCCTCGGCCGGCGACCGCGTCCAGGGTCCCGAGCGCGGGGTCGCCGTAGTCCGGCACGACGGCCCACCCGTTCGGGGTGATCGGCGCGCTCACGCCCCCGGCTCCACCTGGTCGTGGTCAGGCTCGGTGCCCTGGTCGCCGACCTCCTCGGCCGGGACCTCGGTCAGGTCCAGGTCGGTCAGGTCGACACCAGGGACGGTCGCGGGATCGGTGGAGGCCATGGGGTGGCTCCTCTCGTGTGGTGGCATGACGGAGCCCCCGCGCCTGGTGGTGCGGGGGCTGGGTGAGCGGTGCAGCGGGAGTTAGCCGCGGGGGATGTTGAGGCCGTCGAGGTAGATGTAGCGGTAGTCGCCGGCCTTGAGGCGGACGCTGCCGTCGGGGTGGATCCCGACGAGCGCGGGCGCGACCCAGGTCGTGGCGCCGTAGGACGCGACGGGGACCATGCTCTCCTCGCCGACAGCGGCCGGGGACGGGCGGGCCCAGTCCGGCAGGACGACCATGACTGCGTTCGCGGCCGGAGCGCTCGCCCGAGAGAGCACCCCCCGCCCGAGGATCTGCTCATTCCGTACCCGGACCTGAGGCCGCTCCTCCCCAGCCGCCGCCACGAACGCGTTCTGGAAGGTGTCGAGGTACTGCCAGCCGGTGTCGTAGCCGGCGACGGGCGGCAGCTTGTTCGTGACGGCGATCGTAGCCGTGAGCAGGTGGTGGTCGCTCTGCGCAGCGGTCGCGATCGGGAGGGTGGCTGCCCAGATCCCGCCCGTGAGGTACTCACCGTGGCGCAGCCACATGGTGTCCAACCACTCGTTCTGGCTGTTCCCTGCGTCGGTCCAGGGCGGGTTGGCCTTCCAGTTGTGCCAGGTGGGCCACTCCGGGCGCCGCACGCCGGGGCAGTCCAGCTTCAGGTTCTTGAAGATCCCGCCGCCGCTCATCCGGGTCACGGGCTGGCCGTAGGTCGCGCCGTAGTCGTTCATGTCGACCCCGAGCACCGTGGTGCACCGGTACCGGTCCGCGATCGCCTTGAGCCGGGCGTGGGTGTCGGAGGCCTGGGTGTTGCGGGTGGCGCCGTTGTCGGGGTGCCAGTGGTCGGCGGCCGCGACGATGTTGACCCCGGTCGCGACGTGGCTCAGCAGCAGCCACACCATGTTCCGCTCGGCCCAGGCAGAGGGCTCCTTGCCCCCGACCCCGGTCCAGACCCACACGGCCTCGTCGTAGGCGACGCCGCAGCGTGAGCCCATCGTGACCGCCCGCCACCGCCCGAGGAGCCGGGCGCGGTGTTCAGGGCGGCGACGAGCTCGGGCCACTGGTCCGCGGCCAGGCCGGGATAGTCCGACTCCTGGAAGGCCAGGACGTCCACACCGGCCGCGATGACGGACGCGGCGAGACCGGCCTTGCGCCCGCCCACGGGTGGTCGGTTCCGCCGGCGTAGTAGATGTTCCACTGCCCGAACCGCAGCACGACCTTGGGGTCGAGAACGTCGCGGACCATCACCTCGGCCGCGGCACGGGTCGCCGACCCGGCGTCGTCCAGGAGGGTAGCGACCATCGAGTCGGTCGGCGCCTGCGCGTCCGCGGCGGCCTGCTCGGCCGCCGCCCTGGCCGCCTCCGCGGCCGCCTTCGCGGTCTGCGCTGCGGTCGCCGCGGGGACCGCAGCGCTCGACGCCGTCTCGGCCGCGGTCTTCGCGCTCTCGGCTGCGGTGCGGGCGGTCTGCGCGCCCGTGCGGGCCGTCTCCGCCGCGGTCTGCGCCGCCTGCGCCTGGGCGCGCGCCGTTTCGGCCGCGGTCTTGGCCGCGGTGGCCGTAGACGCTGCCGCACCGCCGCCGCAGCCGCTGCCTCGGCTGCCGTCGCGGACGTGGTCGCGGTCTCGACCGCGTCGTCCAGGATGCCCTGGTACTCCGGCGTCAGCCCACCAGCCGGGCCACGGGGACCGACCGGACCAGTCGGCCCCTGCGGACCCACCGGCCCCGGCTCACCCTGCCACCCCCTGGACGCCGTCCGCGCCGTCAACACCAGCAGGACCAGCCGGCCCAGCCAGACCCTGGGGCCCCTCAGCGCCCTCAGCACC includes:
- a CDS encoding M15 family metallopeptidase, translated to MSAPITPNGWAVVPDYGDPALGTLDAVAGRGNVLAGDVAAVLGAFCADFAREVEPIVKADSWGYAPRKQHGSDRWSNHASGTAVDLNASRRPEFRSTYTAAQKVAIRALLVRYPVLRWGGDWSPAELDEMHFEIAASPAVLATFAQTLGGGAMAAPRMTSPVQGYVSSRYGSRSGGFHAGLDIAGGGVSRTVRAAFAGTVERIVRGRARGQSASIGAVLAPGRSGNGVVVRNPDGERQLYGHVTADAGLKIGDNVGVGDRLGVTDLSGVTTGYHLHFEVWTARGATRNPEIDFRTFDVTPGAAPYVPAAPPAPAPSKPAPSAPTQQARDPKVLAWQQRANRYGKAGLVEDGVKGSKSLRWEAWVRQLQTALNRWKAVAPKLVVDGDYGAVTDNAVYQAQKANPARFGPKPDRVVGPKTVRALGIPAKPDVS